A single region of the Eleginops maclovinus isolate JMC-PN-2008 ecotype Puerto Natales chromosome 16, JC_Emac_rtc_rv5, whole genome shotgun sequence genome encodes:
- the tbc1d16 gene encoding TBC1 domain family member 16: MSLGRLLRRASSKASDLLTFNPGAGGSSLRSGLDGEIIFSKNNVCVHPAEPLPGLAEHHPGYLCVHTERDESLGTTLILTWVPNSRIQRQDEEALRYITPESSPVHRNARRRGRRPHPRHAAAQEEDEDEERNMTSSTSAEAGADPSSHQQQMPSAGEEGDEGSCELSDEVSRDSTMGSDSDTFSSPFCLSPVSEALCESGGSVFLDSESRELCEESMTHSVSSASSLDSHAPSESGGQSQAVRWEEQQKVLALEQLCGVFRVDLGHMRSLRLFFSDEACTSGQLVIASRESQYKILHFHHAGLDKLSEVFQQWKCCRETQLKDQVASEKSCMQFSIQRPTLPSAETHPEEKLYRRLDVTTWLRHLNHSGQVEEEYKLRKAIFFGGIDPSIRGEVWPFLLHYYSYDSTSQEREAWRLQKRTDYHDIQQRRLSMSPEEHSEFWRKVQFTVDKDVVRTDRSNHFFRGENNPNVEIMRRILLNYAVFNPDMGYCQGMSDLVAPLLTEIQDESDTFWCFVGLMENTIFISSPRDEDMERQLMYLRELLRLMLPRFHQHLTGLGEDGLQLLFCHRWILLCFKREFPDTEALRMWEACWAHYQTDYFHLFLCVAIIVLYGEDVSDQQLATDQMLLHFSNLSMHMNGELVLRKARSLLYQFRLLPRIPCSLHDLCKLCGPGMWDSRYIPTVECSGEHPDSQSCPYGGTSTPQPSSPSLSITPSPSPNPTPTPTPEGKKSSKTRDIFTFRKQS; the protein is encoded by the exons ATGTCTCTGGGTCGGCTCCTGCGGCGTGCCTCCTCCAAGGCCTCCGACCTCCTGACCTTTAACCCCGGGGCAGGAGGCTCATCACTGCGCTCGGGCCTGGACGGCGAGATCATCTTCtccaaaaataatgtttgcGTGCACCCTGCAGAGCCCCTGCCCGGCCTGGCAGAGCACCACCCAG GCTACCTGTGCGTGCACACGGAGAGAGATGAGAGCCTGGGCACCACCCTGATTCTGACCTGGGTGCCAAACTCCCGCATCCAGAGGCAGGACGAAGAGGCGTTGCGCTACATCACGCCGGAGAGCTCCCCTGTACACAGGAATGCACGCCGCCGAGGCAGACG ACCCCATCCCCGTCACGCAGCAGCccaggaggaagatgaggacgAGGAGAGGAACATGACCAGCAGCACCTCCGCAGAGGCAGGAGCGGACCCCTCCTCTCACCAGCAGCAGATGCCCTCCGCGGGGGAGGAGGGCGACGAGGGCTCATGCGAGCTGTCGGACGAAGTGAGTCGGGACAGCACCATGGGCTCGGACTCGGACACGTTCTCATCCCCATTCTGCCTGTCGCCCGTCAGCGAGGCCCTCTGTGAGAGCGGCGGCTCTGTCTTCCTGGACAGTGAAAGCAG GGAGCTGTGCGAAGAGTCCATGACCCACTCTGTAAGCTCCGCCTCCAGTCTGGACAGCCACGCCCCCTCCGAGAGCGGCGGCCAATCGCAGGCCGTGcggtgggaggagcagcagaaggTGCTGGCTCTGGAGCAGTTGTGCGGTGTTTTCAGGGTGGACCTGGGTCACATGAGGTCGCTGAGGCTCTTCTTCAG TGATGAGGCGTGTACCAGTGGCCAGCTGGTGATCGCCAGTCGAGAGAGCCAATATAAGATCCTCCATTTTCATCATGCTGGCCTGGACAAGCTGTCTGAGGTCTTCCAACAGTGGAAGTGCTGCAGGGAAACTCAGCTCAAAGACCAG GTGGCAAGTGAGAAATCTTGCATGCAGTTTTCTATCCAGAGGCCCACCCTGCCTTCGGCTGAGACTCACCCCGAGGAGAAGCTTTATCGACGGCTGGATGTCACCACCTGGCTACGTCACCTCAACCACAGTGGCCAGGTGGAGGAGGAGTATAAACTACGCAAG GCCATCTTCTTCGGTGGTATCGACCCATCCATCCGTGGCGAGGTGTGGCCCTTCCTGCTGCACTACTACAGCTATGACTCCACCTCCCAGGAGAGAGAGGCCTGGAGGCTTCAAAAACGCACAGACTATCATGACATCCAGCAGAGGAG attgtCCATGAGCCCGGAGGAGCACAGCGAGTTCTGGAGAAAGGTCCAGTTCACGGTGGATAAAGACGTGGTGAGAACAGACCGCAGCAACCACTTCTTCAGAGGAGAGAATAACCCCAATGTGGAGATCATGAG GCGGATTCTGCTCAACTATGCAGTGTTTAATCCAGACATGGGCTACTGCCAGGGCATGTCGGACCTGGTGGCCCCCCTGCTCACTGAGATCCAGGACGAAAGCGATACCTTCTGGTGCTTCGTCGGCCTCATGGAGAACACCATCTTCATCAGCTCGCCGCGGGATGAAGACATGGAGAGGCAGCTG ATGTACCTGCGGGAGCTGCTGCGTCTCATGCTGCCCCGCTTTCACCAGCACCTGACGGGGCTGGGGGAGGATGGCCTCCAGCTGCTCTTCTGCCACCGCTGGATCCTGCTGTGCTTCAAACGAGAGTTCCCCGACACCGAGGCTCTGCGCATGTGGGAGGCCTGCTGGGCGCACTATCAG ACAGACTACTTCCACCTGTTCCTGTGTGTGGCAATCATTGTTCTCTACGGGGAGGATGTGTCAGATCAGCAGCTCGCCACGGACCAAATGTTGCTCCACTTCAGCAACCTCTCCATGCACATGAATGGAGAGTTGGTGTTACGCAAG GCCCGCAGCCTTCTCTACCAGTTCCGCCTGCTACCCAGAATCCCCTGCAGTCTACACGACCTTTGTAAACTGTGTGGCCCGGGGATGTGGGACAGCCGCTACATCCCCACTGTGGAGTGTTCTGGTGAACACCCGGACTCGCAGAGCTGCCCCTATGGAGGCACTTCCACCCCCCAGccctcctcaccctccctctCAATCACACCCTCGCCCTCGCCGAACCCAACCCCAACGCCTACACCAGAGGGCAAAAAAAGCTCTAAAACCAGGGATATTTTCACCTTCCGGAAACAGTCCTGA
- the gaa gene encoding LOW QUALITY PROTEIN: lysosomal alpha-glucosidase (The sequence of the model RefSeq protein was modified relative to this genomic sequence to represent the inferred CDS: inserted 1 base in 1 codon), with the protein MNMGLLSHFTAAVLLLLFAISCFYINHSSIHQIRLVGSVSAQHTKAHKRVVYYYPAKPQNISVETRSAISRGNKCTLAPESRFDCARDRLLSQGECEERGCCYAPLPYSAGPPWCFYPSLYPGYKMGPLTPTTQGQEATLTRATPSYXPKDIATLHLEVTEEAAGCLHLTFKDPSSQRYEVEHPAGVPQSPADTQDVLYTTEYQSDPFGFIVRRKSNKRVIMNTTVAPLLFADQYLQLSTTLASSLVSGLGEHYTPLLLDLNWTSVTLWNRDMAPNANANLYGSHPFYIVQEEDGSAHGVFLLNSNAIEVMLQPTPALTWVAIGGVLDLYVFVGPDPQSVIRQYLQVIGYPMMPPYWSLGFHLCRWGYTTSNTTRRVAQRMHNAKFPMDVQWNDLDYANKRRVFTFDPWRFGDLPQMVDEFHKRGMKYILILDPGISSSSPPGTYPPFDDGLKRDVFIKNSTGHILIGKVWPGPTAFPDFTNSETRSWWEDCIRDFHSKVPVDGLWIDMNEPSSFVQGSVEGCPDSDLENPPYTPRVVGGQLNSGTICLSAQQKLSTHYNLHNMYGLTEASATHSALMKVRGKRPFVLSRSSFPGIGRFSGVWTGDVRSDWEQLRFSIPAVLQFGLFGVPLVGADICGFGGNTTEELCVRWMQLGAFYPFMRNHNDKPNAPQEPYVFGQKSQAAMRSALNLRYSLLPFLYTLFHHAHTSADTVARPLFVEFPSDPNCQTIDRQFLWGSSLLISPVLERGSEELAAYLPPATWYSLHNGQPFYSKGQYLLLPAPLDTINVHVREGHIIPQQEPALTTAASRRNPFFLTVALSAGGWARGDLFWDDGDSLDTFEMGNYCYVIFMAGQCQVVSDPLRLNGALDGLVLGGLQVFGVPSPPLYVLANGDKVRDFTYRSDTKVLTVTNLSLPMSKVFTVQWAL; encoded by the exons ATGAATATGGGTCTGCTTTCTCACTTTACTGCAGCTgtgctcctgctgctctttgccatatcatgtttttatatcaACCACTCGTCTATTCATCAGATCAGACTGGTTGGATCAGTTTCTGCTCAGCACACTAAAGCACATAAAAGAGTTGTTTATTATTATCCAGCAAAACCACAGAACATATCAGTAGAAACAAGGTCTGCTATTTCCAGAGGTAATAAATGCACCCTGGCCCCAGAGAGTCGGTTTGACTGTGCCAGGGACAGGCTGCTCAGTCAGGGAGAGTGTGAAGAGAGGGGCTGCTGCTATGCCCCGTTGCCTTACTCTGCAGGACCACCTTGGTGCTTCTATCCCAGTTTGTACCCTGGCTACAAAATGGGTCCTCTCACCCCCACCACACAAGGACAGGAGGCCACCCTGACTCGTGCCACCCCTTCAT CTCCCAAAGACATTGCCACTCTACACCTAGAAGTCACAGAGGAGGCTGCAGGCTGCTTACACCTCACT TTTAAGGACCCATCATCTCAGCGATATGAGGTTGAGCACCCAGCTGGTGTTCCTCAGAGCCCAGCTGATACCCAGGATGTACTCTATACCACTGAATACCAGTCTGACCCATTTGGCTTCATAGTGCGCCGGAAATCGAATAAAAGGGTGAT CATGAATACCACTGTTGCTCCTCTGCTGTTTGCTGACCAGTACCTGCAGCTATCCACCACCCTGGCCTCTTCCCTTGTGTCCGGCCTCGGGGAGCATtacacccccctcctcctggaCCTGAACTGGACTTCTGTCACTCTCTGGAACAGAGACATGGCGCCCAAC GCTAATGCTAACCTATATGGCTCCCACCCATTCTACATAGTCCAGGAGGAAGACGGCTCGGCCCATGGAGTTTTCCTTCTCAACAGCAATGCAATCG AGGTGATGTTGCAGCCCACCCCCGCTCTCACCTGGGTGGCTATCGGTGGAGTCCTGGACCTGTACGTTTTTGTGGGTCCTGATCCTCAAAGTGTCATACGACAGTACCTTCAGGTCATTG GCTATCCTATGATGCCTCCTTATTGGTCGTTAGGCTTTCATCTGTGTCGCTGGGGTTACACGACATCTAATACAACCCGGCGTGTTGCACAACGCATGCACAATGCAAAATTTCCCATG GATGTGCAGTGGAATGATCTGGACTACGCAAATAAACGCAGGGTGTTCACATTTGACCCGTGGCGTTTTGGAGACCTTCCACAGATGGTCGACGAGTTCCATAAGAGAGGCATGAAGTACATCCTTATCCTG GACCCTgggatcagcagcagcagcccccctGGCACTTACCCACCGTTTGATGATGGGTTAAAACGAGATGTCTTCATTAAAAATTCTACAGGACACATCCTGATAGGGAAG GTTTGGCCAGGCCCCACAGCCTTCCCTGACTTCACCAACTCAGAGACCAGAAGCTGGTGGGAGGACTGCATCAGAGATTTTCATTCTAAAGTTCCTGTGGATGGTCTATGGATT GATATGAATGAACCATCCAGTTTTGTGCAGGGCTCAGTGGAGGGTTGTCCTGACAGTGACCTTGAGAACCCGCCCTACACACCCA GGGTTGTTGGAGGCCAGTTGAACTCGGGAACTATTTGTCTGTCTGCCCAGCAGAAGCTGTCCACTCACTACAACCTGCACAATATGTACGGACTGACGGAGGCCTCTGCTACTCACAG CGCTCTCATGAAGGTACGAGGAAAGAGACCCTTCGTCCTTTCTCGCTCTTCCTTCCCTGGCATCGGACGCTTCTCTGGAGTGTGGACAGGAGACGTCCGAAGTGACTGGGAGCAGCTTCGATTTTCCATCCCTG CTGTGCTGCAGTTTGGCCTGTTTGGGGTTCCCCTTGTGGGGGCGGACATCTGTGGCTTTGGCGGGAACACCACTGAGGAATTGTGTGTACGCTGGATGCAGCTCGGAGCCTTCTACCCATTTATGAGGAACCACAATGACAAGCCGAACGCT CCTCAGGAGCCCTATGTTTTTGGGCAGAAGTCCCAGGCAGCCATGCGGAGTGCATTGAACCTTCGTTACTCCCTTCTCCCTTTCCTCTACACACTCTTCCATCATGCACACACCTCTGCTGACACTGTAGCCAGGCCACTCTTTGTGGA GTTTCCCTCTGACCCTAACTGTCAGACCATAGACCGACAGTTCCTGTGGGGGAGTTCCCTTCTCATTAGCCCAGTCTTAGAGCGAGGGTCTGAAGAGCTGGCCGCTTACCTGCCCCCTGCCACTTGGTACAGCCTGCATAAT GGTCAGCCTTTCTACAGTAAGGGTCAGTACCTGCTCCTGCCAGCTCCCCTGGACACCATCAATGTCCATGTGAGGGAAGGACATATAATCCCCCAGCAG GAGCCTGCGTTGACAACAGCAGCCTCTCGCAGAAACCCTTTCTTCCTGACCGTGGCGCTGTCAGCAGGAGGCTGGGCCCGGGGAGACTTGTTCTGGGATGACGGGGACAGTCTTGACACCTTTGAAATGGGAAATTATTGTTACGTTATCTTCATGGCTGGACAG TGTCAGGTGGTGAGTGATCCCCTCAGGCTAAATGGGGCTCTGGATGGTCTGGTTCTTGGAGGGCTGCAGGTGTTTGGGGTTCCCTCCCCACCCCTATATGTGTTAGCTAATGGGGACAAAGTCAGGGATTTCACGTACCGCAGTGACACCAAG GTTTTAACAGTGACCAACCTGTCCTTGCCTATGTCAAAGGTATTTACAGTCCAATGGGCTCTCTGA